The Candidatus Mancarchaeum acidiphilum sequence TGCCGCTTTTTCCGTGCCTCTTGTTGTTGTTCGTATAAGGTTTTGATCTGCTGTCATTTCTTCTGTATCTATCAGGTCTTTCACTTGAACCCCTAGCAGATCTAAATCCTGTCTTCCTTTTCGATTTGGCCATCGCCTTTTCGATAGATTCACTCGCGAGATTGGCATACTTGTCTATATGAAGTACGATCTCGTTCATTTTTATTTTATTCTTATTCTCTATCTCTTGGATCAATTCCTCCTCTGAATCGCTGACTATATTAAAGGCTTTTCCGCTTTTTCCCATCCTGGCAGATCTGCCCACTCTATGAACATAAACATCAGTATCCTCCGGCAAATCATAGTTTATTATGGTCTGGATGTCCTTGATATCAATCCCTCTTGCCAGTACATCTGTAGTTACCAAAACCTCTCCATTGACCTTAAAATTGTTCAGGACTCTTTCTCTCCTGTCCTGTGTCAATCCACCATGTATGAGCATTGAGTTAACTCCTGCTTCCTTCAACGCTTCACAGACCAGATCTGCTCCCGATTTTGTCCTGCTAAACACTATAGTTTTGCCAGGATTGTTTTCTTTAAGGTAAGTAAGCAGAGTCTGGAACTTTTTGTTTTTCCTAGTGAGGTAAAATGAGTGGTCTATCGTTTTTACTGTTATCCCATCAGTGCCTCCAATTGATATAAATTCAGGTTCTGTTGTGTGGTTATGTATTGTAGAATTTAATTCTCTAGGTATAGTGGCAGAAAAAAGCATAGTCTGCCTCTCTTTTTTAGTTGCGCTCAGTATCCTATTGACATCTTCTATGAAACCCATATTAAGCATATCATCTGCTTCGTCTATTACTGCATACTTGATATTGTCCAATTTGAGTACTCCCCTATCCATGATATCCAAAAGCCTTCCTGGCGTGCCTATAACTATGTTGCAGCCATT is a genomic window containing:
- a CDS encoding DEAD/DEAH box helicase, whose protein sequence is MTLFEELGIEKTLVDKLNAIGIVDATEVQKVSIPIILAGKDVVVRSKTGSGKTYAFVLPILNKLSGMDYRNPVAIVLAPTRELAMQTYKAIENLGDRRFKPVVVYGGVSINPQINGIKNGCNIVIGTPGRLLDIMDRGVLKLDNIKYAVIDEADDMLNMGFIEDVNRILSATKKERQTMLFSATIPRELNSTIHNHTTEPEFISIGGTDGITVKTIDHSFYLTRKNKKFQTLLTYLKENNPGKTIVFSRTKSGADLVCEALKEAGVNSMLIHGGLTQDRRERVLNNFKVNGEVLVTTDVLARGIDIKDIQTIINYDLPEDTDVYVHRVGRSARMGKSGKAFNIVSDSEEELIQEIENKNKIKMNEIVLHIDKYANLASESIEKAMAKSKRKTGFRSARGSSERPDRYRRNDSRSKPYTNNNKRHGKSGRYVYGN